The Fibrobacter sp. UWB5 genomic sequence TGGTGGGCAAGAACATCGCCTTTGCCGTGAAATACGACGGCCTCAGGAACCCAGTGGTGCTCTGCGACAGGAACCGCATGAACCGCGTGATTCTGAACTTGGTCAGCAATTCCTTCAAGTTTACTTCGGAAGGCGGGCACGTGTCAGTGAGCCTCGTCGAAAAGGAATGTGTTGAAGAGGGCAAGGCTGCATTCGAAATCCGCGTGAAGGATGACGGCGTCGGCATTTCGCCCGAGTTTGCAGACCGCGTGTTCGATGCCTTCGAGCGTGAGCGTGTTTCGACCATCAGCGGCGTGCAGGGAACGGGCCTCGGGCTTGCGATTGCAAAGAACGTGGTGTCGTTGATGGGCGGGACGATCAAGTTTGAATCGACAGTCGGCAAGGGGACGGAATTCTTCGTGAATGTGGTGCTGAAGACGGCCGCAGGCACGGATGTTCCCGAAAGCGACGGGCGCAATATTTCTTTTGCGGCCAAGGCGGATTTCACGAACATGCGCCTATTGCTGGTGGAAGACATGGAAGTGAATCGCGAACTGGCCAAAATCATTCTCGAAAGTCTCGGGTTCAAGGTCGAGATGGCGGTAAACGGCAAGCAGGCGGTCGAAATGGTGGAGAAGAACCCTGCCGGCTACTACAACGGGATTGTCATGGATATCCAGATGCCTGTGATGGACGGTTGCGAAGCGAGTCGCCAGATTCGTGCCATGCCCGACAAGAAAAAGGCCGGCGTTCCCATTATCGCCATGACCGCGAACGCCTTTGGCGATGACCTCAAGAAGTCGAAAGATGCCGGCATGAACGCTCACCTGGCAAAGCCCATCGATGTCGGCATGCTCACGGAAACACTTGTGCAGTGGGTACGGTAGCAGAACACGGGAAGAAATTATGACTTATTCAATTATTGGCATCCTGGCGACAATCCTTTTGCTTATTGGCAACCGCGACGTGTTGCGGAAGCAGCGCGAGTCGGAGTATTCGCGTACCCGCCTGTATTACCGCCGATTCTTGCTTGGCGTGCTTGTGTACTACATCACCGACATGCTGTGGGGCTTGCTGGACGAACAACGCCTGACTAGCCTCCAGTTTATCGATACTACCGTCTATTTCGTTGCCATGATAGCGACGGTCGTGCTGTGGGCGCGCTACGTGGTGTCTTATCTCAACCGCAAGAATTTTTTCGAAAAGTGGCTCTTGCGCACGGGACAAGCCATCTTCGGTGTATTCCTTATCTTTATCGTCATCAATTTCTTCTATCCGGTGTTTTTCTGGTTCGATGACCAAGGCGTTTACCACACCGCATTCATGCGGCATGCGGCACTTTTGGTACAAATTGCGATGTTCCTTTCTACATCAATCTATACTTTTTACATGACCGCGAAGACGCAGGGCGATATTCGTCAACGGCACTTGACTATCGGGCTTTTTGGTCTTGCCATGGTGGTGATGATAGCCTTCCAGGTGTTCTTCCCCCTGTGGCCCTTCTATGCGATGGGCTGCATGATCGGCATAACCCTCTTGCATAGCTTTGTGCTCGAAGACGAAACGGAAGAATACCGCCGCGAACTGGAGCGGAGCCGCGAGGCGCTCAAGGAAGCACTAGCTGCCGCCGAAAAGGCAAGCAAGGCGAAGACGGTGTTTCTTTCCAACATGAGCCACGAAATCCGCACGCCCTTGAACGCCATCATCGGACTCAATAGTATCGCCATGAACGATGCCGACCTTTCGCAGACAACGAGGGAGCACCTGCAGAAAATCGGGACATCGGCACAGCATTTGCTGGGTGTCATCAATGACATTCTAGATATCAGCCGTATCGAATCGGGCAGCATGTCGCTCAAGAATGCGGAATTCTCGTTCGTGCAAGAACTCGAGCAGGTGAACGCCATCGTGACGGCGCAGTGCCACGACAAGAAAATCCGTTACAGTTGCGATGTGAAGGACGGGGTGTCCAACTGCTATATCGGCGACGAGATGAAACTCAGACAGGTGCTGATAAACATTCTCGGGAATGCCGTCAAGTTCACTCCCGAAGGCGGCTCCGTTTCGCTTGTGGTGGAAGCGCTCGCGGTCGACGGGGAAAAATGCCCCCTGCGCTTTACCGTAGTAGATTCGGGAATCGGTATCGGCAAGGACTTTATGCCGCGCATGTTCGAAGCTTTTGCGCTGGAAGACGAATCCTACACCAGCAAGCACGGCAGTACGGGCCTAGGGCTTTCTATTACCAAGAGCATCGTGGAACTGATGGATGGGCGCATCGATGTGGAAAGCGAGAAGGGCGTCGGTTCCAAGTTCACCGTTACCGTCACGCTACAGAAGTCTCCGCACAATGGAGGTGGACTTTGCTCGTCGGGCGGACAGCGCGAAAAACCGCGCGCGACACTTTCCGGAAGAAAGGTGCTGCTCGCCGAAGATCTCCCTGTAAATGCGGAAATTATGGCGATGGTGCTTTCGATGCGTGAGATGAAGGCGGAACGTGCAGAAAACGGGCGCATTGCCGTAGAGATGTTCAAGTCGCATGAACCGGGCTACTATTCCGCAATCCTTATGGACGTGCGCATGCCCGAGATGGATGGCCTCGAGGCGACACGCGTCATCCGTTCCATGGACCGCGAAGACGCGAAGAGCATCCCCATTATCGCGCTCACCGCGAACGCCTTCGATGAGGACGTGCAGAACAGCCTGCAGGCCGGCCTGAACGCGCACTTGAGCAAGCCCGTGGAACCCGACGTACTCTTCAAGACGCTCGAGGAATTGCTGTAATCCATATTTTTTTAGGTGAAGGTAACACATTTCGTTC encodes the following:
- a CDS encoding ATP-binding protein, which translates into the protein MTYSIIGILATILLLIGNRDVLRKQRESEYSRTRLYYRRFLLGVLVYYITDMLWGLLDEQRLTSLQFIDTTVYFVAMIATVVLWARYVVSYLNRKNFFEKWLLRTGQAIFGVFLIFIVINFFYPVFFWFDDQGVYHTAFMRHAALLVQIAMFLSTSIYTFYMTAKTQGDIRQRHLTIGLFGLAMVVMIAFQVFFPLWPFYAMGCMIGITLLHSFVLEDETEEYRRELERSREALKEALAAAEKASKAKTVFLSNMSHEIRTPLNAIIGLNSIAMNDADLSQTTREHLQKIGTSAQHLLGVINDILDISRIESGSMSLKNAEFSFVQELEQVNAIVTAQCHDKKIRYSCDVKDGVSNCYIGDEMKLRQVLINILGNAVKFTPEGGSVSLVVEALAVDGEKCPLRFTVVDSGIGIGKDFMPRMFEAFALEDESYTSKHGSTGLGLSITKSIVELMDGRIDVESEKGVGSKFTVTVTLQKSPHNGGGLCSSGGQREKPRATLSGRKVLLAEDLPVNAEIMAMVLSMREMKAERAENGRIAVEMFKSHEPGYYSAILMDVRMPEMDGLEATRVIRSMDREDAKSIPIIALTANAFDEDVQNSLQAGLNAHLSKPVEPDVLFKTLEELL